In a genomic window of Phycodurus eques isolate BA_2022a chromosome 2, UOR_Pequ_1.1, whole genome shotgun sequence:
- the LOC133417657 gene encoding zinc finger protein OZF-like, with amino-acid sequence MCATSVKGEYVEELFETKDESERRQRLDDASKKPQNDRADISEEHVHPEQQEWNFGVEQHKPNSLQIKEEEQEADIPEFPFRGAIVKSEDDDDQDEWSMLHPSQNVSEEDPCPVQQEIKEEEQETDITEFPLTSVIVKIEGDDAEEGDGDRCGGSQKDGLLAPLSDSPDTDDEQSPGDMDTYWKCSQCGKTSSSKWGLKIHMRTHTGEKPFACSICGKRFTQKGHLRAHTRTHTGEKPFPCTICGLVLSQKINLTNHMRIHTGEKPFACSVCGKRFSVKGHLRIHTRTHTGEKPFSCSVCGQTFSLKGHLRTHTRTHTGEKPYPCSVCGKRFSIKGHLVAHNRTHTGERPFSCSVCGLRLTQKISLTNHMTIHTGEKPYECSFCGKKFSIKGQLITHTRIHTGEKPFVCSVCTVSFSDRSGLVKHMRTHTGEKQYSCSFCGKSFSQRCTLTIHTRTHTGEKPFSCDVCDKRFSRKDQVKKHKCAGEKSSGQ; translated from the exons atgtgtgcaactAGTGTGAAAGGAGAGTACGTGGAGgaactttttgaaacaaaagatgagAGCGAGCGACGTCAACGACTGGACGATGCTTCCAAGAAGCCTCAAAATGACagagcag ACATCAGTGAAGAACATGTTCATCCTGAGCAGCAGGAGTGGAACTTCGGGGTGGAGCAGCACAAGCCAAATTCCCTCCAaatcaaagaagaagaacaggAGGCTGACATCCCAGAGTTTCCATTTCGTGGTGCcattgtgaagagtgaagatgatgaCGATCAAGATGAGTGGTCAATGCTTCATCCCAGTCAAA ATGTCAGCGAAGAAGATCCTTGTCCTGTGCAGCAGGagattaaagaggaagagcaggagaCTGATATCACAGAGTTTCCATTGACTAGTGTCATCGTGAAGATTGAAGGTGATGACGCagaagaaggtgatggagaccgcTGCGGAGGATCACAAAAAGACGGGctcttagctccactatcagaCTCTCCTGACACTGATGATGAACAGTCTCCAGGTGATATGGACACATACTGGAAATGCTCGCAGTGTGGGAAAACATCTAGTTCAAAGTGGGGCTTGAAAAtacacatgagaacgcacactggagaaaaaccgtttgcctgctcaatttgtgggaaaagattcactcagaagggacatTTACgagcacacacacgaacacacactggggagaaaccttttccctgcACAATCTGTGGTCTTGTATTAAGTCAAAAGATTAATTTGACTAAtcacatgagaatacacactggagagaagccatttgcctgctcagtttgtggtaaaagattctctgtAAAAGGACATTTAAGAATAcatacaagaacacacactggagagaaacctttctcCTGCTCCGTTTGTGGCCAGACATTCTCCCTAAAGGGTCATTtaagaacacacacaaggacacacactggagagaagccttATCCCTGCTCGGTATGTGGAAAAAGATTCTCTATAAAGGGACATTTAGTAGCACACAACAGAACGCATACAGGGGAGagacctttttcctgctcagtgtgTGGCCTTCGATTAACTCAAAAGATTAGTTTAACTAATCACATGACAATACACACGGGAGAGAAACCTTATGAGTGCTCATTTTGCGGTAAAAAATTCTCTATAAAGGGACAGTtaataacacacacaagaatacacactggtgagaaaccctttGTCTGCTCAGTCTGCACTGTAAGTTTCAGTGATCGTTCCGGTTTGGTgaaacacatgagaacacacactggggagaaacagTATTCATGCTCTTTTTGTGGTAAAAGTTTCTCTCAAAGATGCACCTTgacaatacacacaagaacacacactggtgaaaaaCCATTTAGTTGCGATGTGTGTGATAAAAGATTCTCCCGTAAGGATCAGGTGAAGAAACACAAGTGCGCTGGCGAGAAGAGCAGTGGTCAATGA
- the LOC133417717 gene encoding zinc finger protein 84-like, with the protein MSEDCVDSEQQAPEDPRFKEEDHEAHITKFPLTAVMKGEEGDGDHRGGSQADGLLAPLSDCDDTTSHSPDTDDEEHSKGDMTCHNSDKRWPCSQCGKTYSSKSYLKVHMRSHEGEKPFSCSDCGKRFAEKGHFNTHRRTHTGEKPFCCSVCGIQVAQKGAREVYVEGFSGAKEEKETRYNVNKEPRVVLHRTDMSEDDLEPEQQAPEDRQIKEEEQPADISKFPPTGVMKSEEGDGDNCGGSQADSLLAPQSYCDNTMSHSPDNDDEEHSKDDMRYRNNDKRWQCSQCGKTFSSKWNLKVHMRSHEGEKPFSCSDCGKRFAEKGHLSRHGRTHSGEKPFCCSVCGVRLAQKINLTIHMRKHTGEKPFVCPFCGKRFSIKGHLKTHTRIHTGEKPFSCSVCNFSFSERSKLVKHTRTHTGEKEFTCSVCDKKFAQRCTLTIHARIHTGEKPFGCSVCDKRFSRKDQIKRHKCAGKNGSK; encoded by the exons atgAGTGAAGACTGTGTTGATTCTGAGCAGCAGGCCCCAGAAGACCCTCGCTTTAAAGAGGAAGACCACGAAGCTCATATCACCAAGTTTCCACTGACTGCTGTCATGAAGGGTgaagaaggtgatggagaccaccgtggaggatcacaagctgacggcctcttagctccactatcagattGCGATGACACAACGTCACACTCGCCTGACACTGATGATGAAGAACACTCtaaaggtgatatgacatgtcacaatAGCGACAAACGCTGGCcgtgttctcagtgtgggaaaacataTAGCTCCAAGAGTTATTTGAAAGTTCACATGAGAAGTCACGAAGGAGAGAAACCTTTCAGCTGTTCAGATTGCGGCAAAAGATTCGCCGAGAAGGGACATTTCAACACACACagaagaacacacacagggGAAAAACCTTTTTGCTGCTCAGTATGTGGTATTCAAGTAGCTCAAAAGG GTGCGAGAGAAGTGTACGTGGAGGGATTTTCTGGAGccaaagaagagaaagagacgAGATACAACGTCAACAAGGAGCCCCGAGTTGTGTTGCACAGAACTG ACATGAGTGAAGACGATCTTGAGCCTGAGCAGCAGGCTCCAGAGGACCGGCagattaaagaggaagagcagcCAGCTGATATCAGCAAGTTTCCACCAACTGGTGTCATGAAGAGTgaagaaggtgatggagacaactgtggaggatcacaagctgACAGCCTCTTAGCTCCACAATCATATTGTGACAACACAATGTCACACTCGCCCGACAACGATGATGAAGAACACTCTAAAGATGATATGAGATATCGCAATAACGACAAACGCTGGCAATGTTCTCAGTGCGGGAAAACATTTAGTTCCAAGTGGAATTTGAAAGTTCACATGAGAAGTCACGAAGGAGAGAAACCTTTCAGCTGTTCAGATTGCGGGAAAAGATTTGCTGAGAAGGGACATTTGAGCAGACATGGAAGAACACACTCAGGGGAAAAACCCTTTTGCTGCTCAGTGTGCGGCGTTAGATTAGCTCAAAAGATTAATTTAACAATTCACATGAGAAaacacactggcgagaaaccttttgtaTGCCCATTTTGCGGTAAACGATTCTCTATAAAAGGACATTTGAAAACGCACACTAGaatacacactggtgagaaacctttttcctgctcagtctgCAACTTTAGTTTCAGTGAACGTTCAAAATTGGTTAAACacacgagaacacacactggggaaaaaGAGTTTACCTGTTCAGTTTGTGATAAAAAATTTGCTCAAAGATGCACACTGACAATACACGCAAGGATACACACGGGTGAGAAACCATTCGGTTGCAGTGTGTGTGACAAAAGATTCTCTCGTAAAGATCAGATTAAGcgacacaagtgtgctggtaaGAATGGCAGCAAATAA
- the LOC133417582 gene encoding zinc finger protein 391-like codes for MCAKRVKEEYEEELCRAKEENERQSQQLDAVEFQRADISEEHLHPGWQELENPQIKEKPEGLNVKEEEEPEPPQFKKEEHEVQISEFILTDVIVKRDDDEKERDGDHHSSTWVPGAVMPNAKQKASDDSGTAKKRKAISMETKVAIIQKLESGEKVANVSRLYNRNRSTICTIYKNKDRIMALVEHSDPMKSTIISEQRGKLIGEMEKLLSTWIEHQRQGEAPLRLRLIKEKAKSLFEDLKVKAGEDAVHETFSVTSDWFDQFKKSANLHHRTSVRGKAASAHKNAAENRPDTLREIIQKEGDAPQQICNVTKKRCKCSQCDKTFVNKFVLKKHMIVHSGEKRFSCSDCGKRFTWKVHLKTHARTHTGEKPFACSLCDKQFAQKTHLRTHTRIHTGEKPFACSVCNSRFSERSGLAKHMRTHTGEKHFSCSICDKRFVDSFALKAHARTHTGEKPFACSICDKRFSAKNNLIRHTRTHTGKKRISCSVCGKTFLEKTNLIMHTRTHTGRTQLHTLFLVPILFPNTQTHK; via the coding sequence ACATCAGTGAAGAACATCTTCATCCTGGGTGGCAGGAGCTGGAGAACCCTCAGATTAAAGAAAAGCCAGAGGGCCTCAatgttaaagaggaagaggagccagaGCCTCCCCAATTTAAAAAGGAAGAACACGAGGTTCAGATCTCCGAGTTTATTTTGACTGATGTCATTGTGAagcgtgatgatgatgaaaaagaaCGTGACGGAGATCACCACAGCAGCACTTGGGTACCAGGCGCCGTCATGCCAAATGCTAAGCAGAAGGCAAGTGATGATAGTGGCACCGCGAAGAAGCGGAAAGCAATCTCAATGGAAACGAAGGTTGCTATCATTCAGAAGTTAGAAAGTGGAGAAAAGGTGGCGAACGTGTCACGTTTGTACAACAGGAATCGGTCAACTATTTGTACGATTTACAAGAACAAGGACCGGATTATGGCACTTGTTGAGCATTCCGACCCCATGAAGTCGACTATTATTAGTGAGCAAAGGGGAAAGCTGATTGGGGAGATGGAAAAACTTCTGAGTACATGGATTGAACACCAGAGGCAGGGAGAAGCACCGCTTCGCCTCAGGCTCATAAAAGAGAAGGCAAAAAGCCTTTTTGAGGATTTAAAGGTCAAGGCCGGGGAAGACGCTGTTCATGAGACCTTTTCTGTGACTTCTGATTGGTTTGATCAGTTTAAGAAATCTGCCAACTTGCACCACCGCACTTCAGTTCGTGGCAAGGCAGCGAGTGCCCACAAAAACGCAGCCGAAAACCGCCCGGACACGCTACGGGAAATAATACAGAAGGAAGGCGATGCCCCTCAGCAAATTTGTAACGTTACTAAGAAAAGATgcaaatgttctcagtgtgacaaaacatttgttaacaagtttgttttgaaaaagcaCATGATTGTCCACTCAGGAGAGAAACGTTTCAGCTGCTCAGATTGCGGTAAAAGATTCACTTGGAAGGTACATTTAAAAACGCatgcaagaacacacactggagagaaaccttttgcctgctcactTTGCGATAAACAATTTGCTCAGAAGACTCATTtaagaacacacacaagaatacacactggagagaaaccttttgcctgctcagtctgTAACTCACGTTTCAGTGAACGTTCAGGATTGGCtaaacacatgagaacacacactggggagaagcacttttcctgctcaatttgtgATAAAAGATTCGTTGATAGCTTCGCTTTAAAAGCacacgcaagaacacacactggggaaaaaccttttgcatgttcaatttgtgacaaaagattctCTGCAAAGAACAATTTAATAaggcacacaagaacacacactggaaaaAAACGTATTTCCTGTTCAGTCtgtggtaaaacatttttggaaaagacTAATTTAATTatgcacacaagaacacacactgggagGACACAGTTGCACACATTGTTTTTGGTGCCCATCTTGTTCCcaaatacacagacacacaaataa